A single genomic interval of Staphylococcus hyicus harbors:
- a CDS encoding DUF445 domain-containing protein — protein MKLLLIVICMTIIGAIIGGVTNMIAIKMLFHPFRPYYFLGKRLPFTPGLIPKRREEIATKIGGVVEEHLLTEALIREKLESQTMHETIKETVKQYINRLHDDDITLQRLLHPFNIQIVNQGERWVADVLNEQLERKYLEHSSHRIRDILPDDMMDVIDRKVFHLDTILLQKGREYLSSDKGYRDIYEMLNTFFNEKSRILSVLLMFMSKDDLVNRVQAELLRLLEHPKAQRIIKKQIIAEYETMKQSTLSTYIHKEQFDSYCNQFVTAFVHQLNVSKRAHQPLRTLAPNLIHYLSNEGTLKITDFIIQSLAQRLTQILRKINISGMVEEQINRFDLDYIERLILEIANKELKLIMLLGFILGGIIGFFQGLIAIFV, from the coding sequence ATGAAATTATTACTCATCGTTATTTGTATGACAATTATAGGTGCTATTATTGGTGGCGTGACCAATATGATAGCGATTAAAATGCTTTTCCACCCATTTAGACCTTATTATTTTCTAGGTAAACGTCTTCCGTTTACACCAGGTTTAATTCCTAAACGGCGTGAAGAAATTGCGACAAAAATTGGTGGTGTTGTGGAAGAACATTTACTAACTGAAGCTTTAATCCGTGAAAAATTGGAAAGTCAAACGATGCATGAAACAATTAAAGAAACGGTAAAACAATATATAAATCGTTTACACGACGATGATATAACTTTACAGCGCTTACTACACCCTTTTAATATTCAAATAGTAAACCAAGGTGAACGTTGGGTTGCAGACGTGCTTAATGAACAATTAGAGCGAAAATATTTAGAACATTCGTCACACCGTATTAGAGATATTTTACCTGATGATATGATGGATGTTATAGATCGAAAAGTGTTTCATTTAGATACAATATTGCTTCAAAAAGGACGTGAATATCTTTCTTCTGATAAAGGGTATCGAGATATTTATGAGATGTTAAATACATTTTTTAATGAAAAGAGTCGTATTCTTTCTGTTTTATTAATGTTCATGTCGAAAGATGATTTAGTAAACAGAGTTCAGGCGGAGTTGTTACGTCTTTTAGAACATCCCAAAGCACAGCGTATTATAAAAAAACAAATCATAGCAGAATATGAAACCATGAAACAATCGACGCTGAGTACGTATATTCATAAAGAGCAATTTGACAGTTATTGCAATCAATTTGTAACTGCGTTTGTTCACCAATTAAATGTATCAAAACGTGCACACCAGCCATTACGAACACTTGCACCGAATCTCATACATTATTTGTCGAATGAGGGCACTTTGAAAATAACCGATTTCATTATTCAATCATTAGCGCAACGTTTAACTCAAATTCTTAGAAAAATTAATATTTCAGGAATGGTAGAAGAGCAAATTAATCGCTTTGATTTAGACTATATTGAACGCCTTATCCTAGAAATTGCTAATAAAGAATTAAAATTAATCATGTTATTAGGCTTTATTTTAGGAGGAATTATTGGTTTTTTCCAAGGATTGATTGCAATTTTTGTATAA
- a CDS encoding metallophosphoesterase family protein, producing MVKFLHCADLHLDSPFASKQFLSPNILKDVENSAYESFKTIVDIALREEVDFIVICGDLFDSENRTLKAEVFLKQQFERLNKEQIFVYVIHGNHDPLSDALISDWPQNVTVFSNKVETYQTITKNGEKVHLHGFSYQHNESYENKIDDYPTSESHHVINIGLLHGTYSKSGVSDRYTEFRLEDLNAKMYHYWALGHIHKRDQLNDLPQIHYPGNIQGRHFNEQGEKGCLIVEGDHVELHTRFVPTQFIRFESAVIETEQINQHHLYELIQAFKARVRPQGRAFYRLRLDVSGDERIDPQTLVQLNEMITEYEENEQYFVLIDKLTIRYTELEKTSIMKEFSQDILSQDSVFERALGDLYMNPKTSRYLNKFTDLDRKALITRAEEIIDAELKGGN from the coding sequence ATGGTAAAATTTTTGCATTGTGCAGATTTACATTTAGATAGCCCATTTGCCTCCAAACAGTTTTTAAGTCCGAATATTCTTAAAGATGTTGAAAATAGCGCATATGAAAGTTTCAAAACAATTGTTGATATTGCATTACGTGAAGAAGTCGACTTTATCGTAATTTGTGGGGATCTATTTGATTCAGAAAATAGAACATTAAAAGCTGAAGTGTTTTTGAAACAACAATTTGAAAGATTAAATAAAGAACAAATTTTCGTTTATGTGATTCACGGGAATCACGATCCGCTTTCAGATGCATTAATATCAGATTGGCCACAAAACGTAACGGTTTTTTCTAATAAAGTAGAAACGTATCAGACCATAACTAAAAATGGCGAAAAAGTGCATTTGCATGGTTTCAGTTATCAACATAATGAAAGTTATGAAAATAAAATTGACGATTACCCAACAAGCGAGAGTCATCACGTCATTAACATTGGACTTCTCCATGGTACATATAGTAAATCGGGTGTGTCTGATCGCTATACAGAATTTCGTTTAGAAGATTTAAATGCTAAAATGTATCATTATTGGGCATTGGGTCATATTCATAAACGTGACCAATTAAATGATTTGCCTCAAATACATTATCCTGGAAATATTCAAGGACGTCATTTTAATGAACAGGGTGAAAAAGGATGTCTGATTGTTGAAGGAGACCACGTTGAACTTCACACGCGGTTTGTGCCAACGCAATTTATTCGCTTTGAATCTGCGGTTATCGAAACTGAGCAAATCAATCAACATCATCTATACGAATTGATACAAGCGTTCAAAGCACGTGTGAGACCTCAAGGACGTGCGTTTTATCGTTTGCGATTAGATGTGAGTGGAGATGAACGGATAGATCCACAAACACTTGTACAACTTAATGAGATGATTACAGAGTATGAAGAAAATGAACAATATTTTGTGCTCATTGATAAATTAACAATACGTTATACAGAACTTGAAAAAACATCTATTATGAAAGAATTTTCGCAAGATATACTTTCACAAGACAGTGTGTTTGAACGTGCCTTAGGTGATTTATATATGAATCCTAAAACGTCACGGTATCTCAATAAATTTACAGATTTAGATCGAAAAGCACTCATTACACGCGCTGAAGAAATTATCGATGCTGAATTAAAAGGGGGCAATTAA
- a CDS encoding YlbF/YmcA family competence regulator — protein MAVNLYDYANKLEQALRESDEYNAIKDAYAKVNADENSKKLFDEFRETQLSFQQKQMQGEEISEEDLQKAQEQAQQIEQDQNISELMNAEQKMSQVFQEINQIIVKPLDEIYAD, from the coding sequence ATGGCTGTAAATTTATATGATTATGCAAACAAATTAGAGCAAGCATTACGTGAAAGCGATGAATACAATGCAATTAAAGATGCATATGCTAAAGTAAACGCAGATGAAAATTCAAAAAAACTATTTGATGAGTTCCGTGAAACACAATTAAGTTTCCAACAAAAACAAATGCAAGGTGAAGAAATTTCTGAAGAAGATTTACAAAAAGCGCAAGAACAAGCACAACAAATCGAACAAGATCAAAATATTTCTGAATTAATGAATGCTGAGCAAAAAATGAGCCAAGTATTCCAAGAGATTAATCAAATCATCGTAAAACCATTAGATGAAATTTACGCTGACTAA
- the yhaM gene encoding 3'-5' exoribonuclease YhaM, whose amino-acid sequence MRNVEKLQPGDAVDQFFLVHKATQGVTAQGKDYMTLHLQDKSGEIEAKVWTVTKEDMATLKPELIIHVKGDVINYRGRKQMKVNQFRVATEADGLKTQDFIDGAPMPVDDIKSELQSFIFEMENAHLQRITRHLIQKHEEAFFTYPAASSHHHNFVSGLSYHVLTMLQIAKSLCGIYPELNKSLLYSGIILHDMGKVRELSGPIATSYTLEGNLLGHISIASEEVAEAARELGIEGEEVLLLRHLILSHHGKLEYGSPKLPHVKEAEILHFIDNIDARMNMFDKAFRKIEKGQFTERIFGLENRQFYKPEKLD is encoded by the coding sequence ATGAGAAATGTAGAAAAGCTACAGCCAGGAGATGCCGTCGATCAATTTTTCCTTGTCCATAAGGCAACACAAGGGGTCACAGCTCAAGGTAAAGATTATATGACGTTACATCTTCAAGATAAAAGTGGTGAAATTGAAGCGAAAGTTTGGACGGTTACGAAAGAAGATATGGCCACTTTAAAACCAGAGTTAATTATTCATGTAAAAGGTGACGTTATCAATTACCGTGGTCGAAAACAAATGAAGGTCAATCAGTTTCGAGTTGCGACAGAAGCTGATGGATTGAAAACACAAGACTTTATTGATGGTGCACCGATGCCAGTTGACGATATAAAATCAGAACTTCAATCTTTTATATTCGAAATGGAAAATGCGCATTTACAGCGTATCACACGGCACTTAATCCAAAAACATGAAGAGGCATTTTTTACGTATCCTGCAGCAAGTTCCCACCATCATAACTTTGTCAGTGGTTTAAGTTACCATGTATTAACGATGTTACAAATTGCAAAAAGCTTATGCGGTATATATCCTGAATTAAATAAAAGTTTGTTATATAGCGGCATTATTTTACATGACATGGGGAAAGTGAGAGAACTTTCTGGTCCTATCGCTACGAGTTACACGCTAGAAGGGAATTTACTTGGCCATATATCAATAGCTAGTGAAGAAGTTGCTGAAGCGGCTAGAGAATTAGGCATTGAAGGTGAAGAAGTTTTATTATTACGTCACTTAATTCTATCTCATCACGGTAAATTGGAATACGGTTCACCTAAATTACCTCATGTTAAAGAAGCAGAAATATTACATTTTATAGATAACATCGATGCGCGAATGAATATGTTTGACAAAGCATTTAGAAAGATTGAGAAGGGTCAATTTACAGAACGTATATTTGGCTTAGAAAATCGTCAATTTTATAAACCTGAAAAATTAGACTAA
- a CDS encoding ATP-binding protein, whose translation MKIKSVEIYGYGQFVQRKVEFNTQFTEIYGENEAGKSTLQAFIHSILFGFPTKRENEPRLEPRMGNHYGGRVTLLMDDGSLVDVERVKGRAQGDVKVFLPNGAIKDETWLQQNLNFINKRTYQDIFSFSVMGLQDIHQNMNEQQLQNYLMQAGALGSTEFIGMRDLIHQKKQALYKKSGQNPQINRQVEALKQLEAQIRDESAKLETYQRLTDERDKASRRLEHVKTNLNQLTGFFETKQKEIALHDQVQEWKGLEADLNVEPLEFPEQGIDRYENAKFQTEQLKRDIGLRDEKYQQLTHENEQLYLPSESLIQSIENIAKKEESIKQSTLDLRQTEREIEHTERQIDGLMSNIGWQEIDTNVDTSDIQKSDLSDALKEKRDLNATVQQLQHSYESLQVDQQSSQSEIKELKGQLVSDENFAKKKEYDKRALELREKKNLFTKMKEAFETEQYQKEKQQKSLRIAMIILAIISVGLAVFSFVSQTMLFSIVFAVLAVIFVIGCFAIKTKAEGHTERFSEEINQLETEVARLEKEYDLKFDLADQYQLRDQIHQREQQFIVLNTKQKHIAQQLEASEADLQQVTQKIKQAKVDMHVSEKLSDDLLIDAMMTIHQIKEHHTHLQTLILKKQQLSQSIEAFYEEAHQQVSEALPETDNEALFHDVREWIARINSNRIQHQRNHEQITLLEKELKHLTHRLNENKSIIQKLFNFIGAIDEESYYRHHDNYQTYHQRLSRFNDLTHYLENQNYGYDESSKLSEKTTAQLQDDYEKLSNQIDDYNQRYLTLQSEVSDLNAQINHMETDDTLRHLRHRYQLLRNQLNATAEDWAALSYLEALVDEHIKQIKDKRLPQVVDEATQIYNALTAGQYVQVTYQNEQVMVKHRDGQMYQPIELSQSTKELLYISLRLSLIKILKPYYSLPIIIDDAFVHFDATRRQRMMKFLRTLPDAYQVLYFTCAKDNHIPSKQLVTLEKIEKQ comes from the coding sequence ATGAAAATAAAATCTGTAGAAATTTATGGCTATGGTCAGTTTGTCCAACGTAAAGTTGAATTTAACACTCAATTTACGGAAATTTATGGTGAAAATGAAGCAGGTAAATCGACATTGCAAGCGTTTATCCATTCGATATTATTTGGTTTTCCTACAAAACGTGAAAATGAGCCCCGTTTAGAGCCGCGGATGGGAAATCATTACGGTGGACGCGTCACATTATTGATGGACGATGGTTCACTTGTAGATGTTGAACGTGTTAAAGGACGTGCACAAGGTGATGTGAAAGTATTTTTACCTAATGGTGCAATTAAAGATGAAACTTGGCTTCAACAAAACTTAAATTTTATTAATAAACGTACATATCAAGATATCTTTTCATTTAGCGTGATGGGATTACAAGATATTCACCAAAATATGAATGAACAACAGCTTCAAAATTATCTCATGCAAGCAGGCGCTTTAGGTTCAACAGAATTTATTGGTATGCGCGACTTGATTCACCAAAAGAAACAAGCACTGTATAAAAAGTCAGGGCAAAATCCTCAAATCAATAGACAAGTTGAAGCATTAAAACAACTTGAAGCACAAATACGAGATGAATCGGCTAAATTAGAAACGTATCAACGATTAACTGATGAACGTGATAAAGCGTCCAGAAGATTAGAACACGTTAAAACAAATTTGAATCAATTAACTGGCTTTTTTGAAACAAAACAAAAAGAAATCGCTTTGCATGATCAAGTACAAGAATGGAAAGGTTTAGAGGCGGACCTCAATGTGGAACCACTAGAATTTCCAGAGCAAGGTATTGATCGGTATGAAAATGCTAAATTCCAAACGGAACAATTAAAACGAGATATTGGTTTGCGAGATGAAAAGTACCAACAATTAACACATGAAAATGAGCAATTATATCTACCTTCCGAATCATTGATTCAATCCATTGAAAACATTGCTAAAAAAGAAGAATCAATTAAGCAAAGTACATTAGATTTACGTCAAACTGAGCGTGAAATTGAACATACAGAGCGTCAAATTGATGGTTTAATGTCAAATATTGGTTGGCAGGAAATTGATACTAACGTGGACACTTCTGATATACAAAAAAGTGATTTAAGTGATGCCTTAAAAGAAAAGCGTGATTTAAACGCTACGGTGCAACAATTACAGCACAGTTATGAAAGTTTACAAGTTGATCAGCAATCGTCACAATCAGAAATTAAAGAATTGAAAGGTCAACTTGTGTCAGATGAAAATTTTGCAAAGAAAAAAGAATATGATAAACGTGCGTTAGAGTTAAGAGAAAAGAAAAATCTTTTCACGAAAATGAAAGAAGCTTTTGAAACAGAACAATATCAAAAAGAGAAACAACAAAAGTCTTTACGGATTGCAATGATTATCTTAGCAATTATTTCTGTAGGACTTGCAGTTTTTTCTTTTGTATCTCAAACAATGTTATTTAGTATTGTATTTGCGGTTTTAGCTGTTATCTTTGTAATTGGTTGTTTTGCGATTAAAACAAAAGCTGAAGGACATACGGAACGTTTTTCCGAAGAAATAAATCAACTAGAAACAGAAGTTGCACGTTTAGAAAAAGAGTATGATCTTAAATTTGATTTGGCTGATCAATATCAATTAAGAGACCAAATCCATCAACGTGAACAACAATTTATAGTATTAAACACTAAGCAAAAACATATTGCTCAGCAATTGGAAGCATCAGAAGCTGATTTGCAGCAAGTAACACAAAAAATTAAACAAGCTAAAGTGGATATGCATGTTTCAGAGAAGCTATCAGATGATTTGTTAATTGATGCGATGATGACGATACATCAAATTAAAGAGCATCATACCCATTTACAAACATTAATATTAAAGAAACAACAATTAAGTCAATCGATTGAAGCCTTTTATGAAGAGGCGCATCAACAAGTTTCGGAAGCATTACCTGAAACCGATAACGAAGCACTCTTTCATGACGTGAGAGAGTGGATAGCGCGTATAAATAGTAATCGCATTCAGCATCAACGAAATCATGAACAGATCACGTTACTTGAAAAAGAACTCAAACATTTGACACATAGATTAAATGAAAACAAATCTATTATTCAAAAATTGTTTAACTTTATTGGTGCAATTGATGAAGAAAGTTATTATAGACATCACGATAATTACCAAACATATCATCAGCGTTTATCTCGATTTAACGATTTAACACATTACCTAGAAAATCAAAATTATGGTTATGATGAAAGCTCAAAATTAAGTGAGAAAACGACTGCTCAATTACAAGATGATTATGAAAAATTATCAAATCAAATCGATGATTACAATCAGCGTTATTTGACACTTCAAAGTGAAGTAAGCGACTTAAACGCACAAATTAATCATATGGAAACAGATGACACATTACGTCATCTACGACACCGTTATCAATTATTGCGCAACCAACTCAATGCTACAGCAGAAGATTGGGCAGCATTAAGCTATTTAGAAGCGCTTGTTGATGAACATATTAAGCAAATTAAAGATAAGCGTTTACCTCAAGTAGTAGATGAAGCGACGCAAATTTACAATGCGTTAACCGCTGGTCAATATGTTCAAGTGACGTATCAAAATGAACAAGTAATGGTCAAACACCGTGATGGTCAAATGTATCAACCGATTGAGCTCAGTCAATCAACGAAAGAATTATTATACATTTCATTACGCTTAAGTCTAATAAAAATCTTAAAGCCATACTATTCATTACCAATTATAATTGATGATGCTTTTGTACATTTTGATGCAACGAGACGTCAACGTATGATGAAGTTTTTAAGAACATTACCTGATGCGTATCAAGTCTTATATTTTACGTGCGCTAAGGATAACCATATTCCATCTAAGCAATTGGTTACGCTTGAAAAAATAGAGAAACAATAG